The following are from one region of the Streptomyces tuirus genome:
- a CDS encoding exodeoxyribonuclease III: MRIATWNVNSITARLPRLLAWLESSGTDVLCLQEAKVAEEQFPTEQLRELGYESAVHATGRWNGVAVLSRVGIEDVVKGVPGDPGFDGSVEPRAISATCGPLRVWSVYVPNGREVDHPHYAYKLQWFEALKAAVTGDAAGSRPFAVMGDFNVAPTDDDVFDPAFFEGSTHVTPAERAALASLREAGLSDVVPRPLKYDQPFTYWDYRQLCFPKNRGMRIDLVYGNEPFAKAVTDAYVDREERKGKGASDHAPVVVDLDV, encoded by the coding sequence ATGCGCATCGCGACCTGGAACGTGAACTCGATCACCGCCCGCCTGCCGAGGCTCCTGGCCTGGCTGGAGAGCAGCGGCACGGACGTGCTGTGCCTCCAGGAGGCCAAGGTCGCCGAGGAGCAGTTCCCGACGGAGCAACTGCGCGAGCTGGGCTACGAGTCGGCGGTCCACGCGACCGGCCGGTGGAACGGCGTGGCGGTGCTCTCCCGCGTCGGCATCGAGGACGTCGTCAAGGGCGTGCCCGGCGACCCCGGCTTCGACGGCTCGGTGGAGCCCCGCGCCATCTCGGCGACGTGCGGCCCGCTCCGCGTCTGGTCGGTCTACGTGCCGAACGGCCGTGAGGTGGACCACCCGCACTACGCCTACAAGCTCCAGTGGTTCGAGGCGCTCAAGGCCGCCGTCACCGGTGACGCGGCGGGCAGCCGCCCCTTCGCGGTGATGGGCGACTTCAACGTGGCGCCGACGGACGACGACGTCTTCGACCCGGCCTTCTTCGAGGGCTCCACCCACGTCACCCCGGCCGAGCGCGCCGCCCTGGCCTCCCTGCGCGAGGCGGGCCTGTCCGACGTGGTCCCGCGGCCCCTCAAGTACGACCAGCCGTTCACGTACTGGGACTACCGGCAGCTCTGCTTCCCGAAGAACCGCGGCATGCGCATCGACCTGGTGTACGGCAACGAGCCCTTCGCGAAGGCCGTCACCGACGCGTACGTGGACCGCGAGGAGCGCAAGGGCAAGGGCGCGTCCGACCACGCGCC